From Kamptonema formosum PCC 6407, a single genomic window includes:
- a CDS encoding SNF2-related protein: MNILNDESDRGWPERERFPYNYKGSSVGAIIDSDLRDSKDPLIITGYASLDRIIDCLDNYYLDLDSNLEAFNEIRILLGNEPYPTKAKEFQSKNKFSEEIKQYWQDRGISILKCGKLIAAIKLIKVGKVQTRIATNKPIHAKIFNGDNAITIGSSNYSNSGLIHQIEANVRFQKQKKEKEIKRFDEACELAEKIWDLGTDYNNELIELLEQLLSQVSWEEALARACGELLEGEWAKKYKSTNYFADEPQLWPSQEKGIAQAIWVIENVGSVLIADATGSGKTRMGAHLIKCVMNQIWKTGRMRQGSPVLICPPAVQESWEREFRHCDYSVQTHSHGLLSKQDNDIISAIRRGQVLAIDEGHNFFSRTANRTQALMNNIADYILVFTATPINRGTHDLLSIIELLGTDNFDDELLDELKPIWNKRGKLSERISPNIRDKLRGAIQQFTVRRTKSMLNRMIDEEPDCYKDQFGDLCRYPENKSQYYLCGETEEDRNLCKQIREESQRLQGLLYLKNIPELSDFHRKQGWTEEKYLEARLKGAKVLAAYQVMACLRSSRSALLEHIYGTEYAQKYYNIQGCIKAQETGNLVKKLEGLAGIPPQNQLQIQLPDWLTDPAKHKEACEEEIDIYKNITSLSKRISDSREKAKAEKLYNLLDKHKLIIAFDSRLITLYDIKRHLNNYHSCDVIIATGANPKEAQKMNKKFQPGSKASRTIALCSDAMSEGVNLQQASAIVQLTTPSVIRLAEQRIGRIDRMDNPHSTIESWWPKDSSEFALRSSEGKFLARHYLVSDLLGSNLKLPENLSQNIDTDSSEPIILEADLVKLDEELSISESWKLGDVFDPVRSLVEGEKSLVNCEVYKQLRTSKIRSSLSFVRAEKCPWAFFAIAGTKWGAPNWVYIDSLEIKPITDLEKISQKLRENLVYPVESIEREKDNVWLESFINILIKTEEMLLPKKKQRALILMKEILKEYKNKAIKENQVEYEALVDHLLSSIKGELGKERVDLSLLADWWLDIIRPLWFKRLKERGRSEPLRLKDLYNDLIEEPIPIEKLNEAFKVPLVQPLDERIVAAIIGLYV; encoded by the coding sequence ATGAATATTCTCAATGATGAAAGCGATAGGGGCTGGCCAGAGCGCGAACGATTTCCGTATAACTACAAAGGCTCTAGTGTGGGAGCAATTATCGATAGCGATTTACGCGACTCGAAAGACCCACTAATTATTACTGGTTACGCTTCACTAGATCGGATTATTGACTGCCTTGATAATTATTATCTTGATTTAGACAGTAATTTAGAGGCTTTTAATGAAATTAGAATTTTACTGGGGAATGAACCCTATCCGACAAAGGCAAAAGAGTTTCAATCTAAAAATAAATTTTCTGAGGAAATAAAGCAATACTGGCAAGATCGGGGTATTTCTATCCTTAAATGTGGCAAGCTTATTGCTGCTATCAAGTTAATTAAAGTTGGAAAAGTGCAAACAAGGATTGCCACAAATAAACCAATTCATGCGAAGATTTTTAATGGAGACAATGCCATTACTATAGGCTCTAGCAATTATAGTAATTCTGGACTAATCCATCAAATTGAAGCAAACGTGAGATTTCAAAAGCAAAAAAAGGAAAAGGAAATCAAGCGTTTCGATGAAGCTTGTGAGTTAGCAGAAAAAATTTGGGATCTGGGAACGGACTATAATAATGAATTAATTGAGCTACTTGAACAACTTTTAAGCCAAGTTTCTTGGGAGGAAGCGTTAGCCAGAGCTTGTGGAGAATTACTAGAGGGTGAGTGGGCAAAAAAATATAAATCTACGAACTATTTTGCCGATGAACCGCAGCTTTGGCCTTCTCAGGAAAAGGGCATTGCCCAGGCAATTTGGGTAATCGAGAATGTTGGTAGTGTACTTATCGCTGATGCAACGGGTTCGGGCAAAACTCGCATGGGAGCACATCTGATTAAATGCGTAATGAACCAAATTTGGAAGACTGGGCGGATGCGGCAGGGTAGCCCTGTATTAATTTGTCCGCCTGCTGTTCAAGAGTCTTGGGAGAGAGAGTTTAGGCATTGCGATTACAGTGTTCAGACACACTCGCACGGCTTATTAAGTAAACAGGACAACGATATCATTTCTGCTATTCGTCGGGGTCAAGTTCTTGCTATTGATGAAGGACACAATTTTTTCAGTCGTACTGCGAATCGCACACAGGCACTAATGAACAATATTGCTGATTATATATTAGTATTTACTGCGACTCCGATCAATAGAGGAACACACGATTTGCTTTCGATCATTGAATTGTTAGGAACTGATAATTTTGATGATGAATTATTAGATGAGCTTAAACCGATATGGAACAAACGTGGCAAATTGAGCGAAAGGATTTCACCCAATATAAGGGATAAGCTGAGAGGTGCAATTCAACAATTTACAGTTAGACGTACTAAAAGTATGCTTAATCGGATGATTGATGAAGAGCCAGATTGCTATAAGGATCAGTTTGGTGATTTATGCCGTTATCCTGAAAATAAATCACAGTATTATTTGTGCGGCGAAACTGAGGAAGATCGTAATTTATGTAAACAAATTCGTGAGGAAAGTCAGAGATTACAGGGTTTATTATATCTAAAAAATATTCCAGAATTAAGTGATTTTCACCGAAAGCAAGGTTGGACTGAGGAAAAGTATCTTGAAGCTAGATTGAAGGGTGCTAAAGTATTGGCTGCTTATCAGGTAATGGCTTGCTTGCGTTCTTCACGTTCAGCCTTACTTGAACATATTTATGGAACTGAGTATGCTCAAAAATACTATAATATTCAAGGTTGTATTAAAGCACAGGAAACGGGTAATTTAGTCAAAAAATTAGAAGGATTAGCTGGTATCCCTCCTCAAAATCAACTTCAAATTCAACTGCCAGATTGGTTAACTGATCCAGCTAAACATAAAGAAGCTTGTGAAGAAGAGATTGATATTTACAAAAATATTACAAGCTTATCTAAACGTATCTCTGATTCAAGAGAGAAAGCCAAAGCCGAGAAACTCTATAATTTATTAGATAAACACAAACTAATAATAGCTTTTGATAGCCGCCTAATAACTCTCTATGACATCAAGCGCCATCTTAATAATTATCATTCTTGCGATGTAATAATTGCCACTGGAGCCAATCCAAAAGAGGCTCAAAAAATGAATAAAAAATTTCAACCTGGATCTAAGGCATCAAGAACTATCGCTTTGTGTTCAGATGCAATGTCTGAGGGTGTCAACCTTCAACAAGCTTCAGCAATTGTGCAACTAACTACGCCGAGCGTTATCCGTTTGGCGGAGCAGCGAATAGGTCGGATAGATCGCATGGATAACCCTCATTCTACTATTGAGTCTTGGTGGCCAAAAGATAGCTCTGAGTTTGCCTTACGGTCTTCTGAGGGCAAGTTTTTAGCTCGTCACTATTTGGTTTCGGATTTGTTAGGGTCAAACCTTAAACTCCCTGAAAACTTGTCCCAAAATATAGATACAGATTCATCCGAGCCGATTATTTTGGAAGCAGATTTAGTCAAGTTAGATGAGGAGTTAAGTATAAGTGAAAGTTGGAAACTAGGGGATGTTTTTGATCCTGTAAGATCGCTTGTAGAAGGTGAAAAATCTCTTGTTAATTGCGAAGTATATAAGCAGTTACGCACAAGTAAAATACGTTCTTCTTTGAGTTTTGTTAGAGCAGAAAAGTGTCCTTGGGCTTTCTTTGCTATTGCTGGAACAAAATGGGGCGCACCTAATTGGGTATATATTGATTCTTTAGAAATTAAGCCGATAACTGACTTAGAGAAAATCAGTCAAAAATTACGAGAAAATCTGGTTTATCCTGTTGAAAGTATAGAGAGAGAAAAAGATAATGTATGGCTCGAATCTTTTATAAATATTCTGATTAAAACCGAGGAAATGCTACTACCAAAAAAAAAGCAACGTGCTCTCATTTTGATGAAGGAAATTCTGAAAGAATACAAGAATAAAGCTATTAAGGAAAATCAAGTTGAGTATGAAGCATTAGTGGATCATCTACTTTCTAGCATAAAAGGAGAATTAGGAAAAGAGCGTGTAGACCTAAGCCTTCTAGCTGATTGGTGGCTTGATATCATTCGTCCTTTGTGGTTTAAGCGTTTGAAAGAGCGTGGGCGCTCTGAGCCTTTGCGCCTTAAAGACCTATATAATGATTTAATAGAAGAGCCTATTCCTATAGAAAAACTTAACGAAGCATTTAAAGTTCCTTTAGTGCAACCCCTCGATGAACGGATTGTGGCCGCAATTATTGGGCTATATGTATAA
- a CDS encoding HAMP domain-containing protein, with the protein MLLLTPAKPRESKAKADKFPQKQVSTNSAKPKKGINQIFSRLRISQKIGYGYALAIGIAILGTGIGMGFGDYFRKQALYQLNIAQQQQELLQNLQDTVFHARSHASRLPVVIGDSVLLEYENSKFIQEINYAKILIANIRNFTKKYTENLAIGNSELSSLLDKYAVSIDYYAELIKLQLMETNAWNIKPNQIESAQLQMLRNVSGEKALAIDGFSENLDREISALRIQRLQAIEGVQYAEALRIRIIIGSMLISAIIAAILAYHTSRAIAQPLETVTNVAQQVTRESNFHLQTPVTTEDEVGSLAVSFNQLIQRVADYTKELKQTQGNG; encoded by the coding sequence ATGTTGCTATTAACCCCCGCAAAGCCCAGAGAAAGCAAAGCCAAGGCTGACAAATTCCCTCAAAAGCAGGTATCTACAAATTCAGCTAAGCCGAAAAAGGGGATAAACCAAATATTCAGTCGGTTACGAATTAGCCAAAAAATCGGCTATGGCTATGCTTTGGCAATTGGGATTGCCATTTTGGGAACGGGAATAGGGATGGGATTCGGAGACTACTTCCGCAAGCAAGCTTTGTATCAGTTAAACATTGCTCAACAGCAACAAGAACTCCTGCAAAATTTACAGGATACTGTCTTTCACGCGCGATCGCACGCCTCGCGACTGCCTGTTGTCATCGGAGATTCTGTTCTGCTAGAATATGAAAATTCTAAATTTATACAAGAAATCAATTACGCTAAAATCCTGATAGCAAACATCAGAAATTTCACCAAAAAATATACTGAAAATTTAGCGATTGGCAATAGTGAATTGTCCAGTTTATTGGATAAGTATGCTGTCAGTATCGATTACTATGCCGAACTGATTAAGTTGCAGTTAATGGAAACCAACGCTTGGAATATAAAGCCCAACCAGATCGAGTCAGCACAACTACAAATGTTGAGGAATGTTAGCGGCGAAAAGGCGTTAGCAATAGATGGGTTTTCTGAGAATTTAGATCGAGAAATTTCAGCATTACGCATTCAAAGACTGCAAGCAATCGAAGGTGTACAGTATGCAGAAGCACTCAGAATCAGAATAATCATTGGTAGTATGCTGATTTCTGCAATCATAGCAGCCATTCTTGCTTACCATACTAGCCGCGCGATCGCACAGCCTTTAGAAACTGTCACAAATGTTGCTCAACAAGTCACTCGTGAATCAAATTTTCACCTGCAAACACCAGTTACAACAGAAGACGAAGTAGGAAGTTTAGCTGTATCTTTTAATCAGTTAATTCAGCGAGTAGCAGACTACACGAAAGAATTAAAACAAACTCAGGGTAATGGGTAA
- a CDS encoding inorganic diphosphatase: protein MDLSLIPAQPKPGVLNVLIEITAGSKNKYEFDKDLQAFALDRVLSSSVQYPYDYGFIPNTLADDGDPLDGMVIIDQPTFPGCVIASRPIGFLEMIDGGDRDEKLLCVPDKDPRYAHIKSLKDIAPHRLDEIAEFFRSYKNLEKKVTEILGWADVDRVMPLVEQCVQAAKK, encoded by the coding sequence GTGGACTTATCTTTAATTCCGGCTCAACCAAAGCCCGGAGTGCTCAACGTATTGATTGAAATCACCGCTGGTAGCAAAAACAAGTACGAGTTTGATAAAGATTTACAAGCCTTTGCTCTCGATCGCGTACTTTCTTCCTCAGTACAGTACCCTTACGACTACGGGTTTATACCTAATACCCTCGCAGATGACGGCGATCCCCTTGACGGGATGGTAATAATAGACCAGCCAACATTTCCGGGGTGCGTCATCGCCTCCCGTCCCATTGGTTTTCTAGAGATGATAGATGGAGGCGATCGCGACGAAAAACTGCTGTGCGTACCCGACAAAGACCCCCGCTACGCTCACATTAAATCCCTCAAAGACATAGCACCCCATCGCTTAGACGAAATCGCCGAATTTTTTAGAAGCTACAAGAACCTGGAAAAAAAGGTGACAGAAATTCTAGGGTGGGCAGATGTCGATCGAGTCATGCCCTTAGTAGAGCAGTGCGTCCAAGCAGCTAAAAAATGA
- a CDS encoding MBL fold metallo-hydrolase, whose translation MPDSEPISPSTQPKDGNAMLETKPQTEFFVQFWGVRGSIASPGSKTVRYGGNTSCVEMRLGDKRLIFDGGTGLRVLGISLLRQMPVEAHMFFTHTHWDHIQGFPFFVPAFVPKNCFHIYGAIAPNGSTIKQRLSDQMLHPNFPVPIQVMASDLKFYDITPGDIIELDDIKIETALLNHPNTAVGYRVTWQGHTAVYCTDTEHYPDRLDENVLHLARNADVLIYDATYTNAEYHDFKSPKIGWGHSTWEVGVEVAKAAGVKRIVMFHHDPSHDDNFLDSVEESLQSVFPNGFLAREGMTVPVI comes from the coding sequence ATGCCTGATTCTGAACCAATCTCACCGAGTACACAGCCGAAAGACGGGAACGCCATGCTTGAAACCAAGCCTCAGACTGAATTTTTTGTCCAATTTTGGGGAGTGCGGGGCAGCATAGCTAGTCCCGGCAGCAAAACAGTCCGCTACGGCGGAAATACATCTTGTGTAGAAATGCGTTTGGGCGATAAACGCCTGATTTTTGATGGCGGCACAGGTTTGCGGGTACTAGGTATCAGTCTGCTGCGACAGATGCCTGTAGAAGCTCATATGTTTTTTACCCACACTCACTGGGATCACATCCAAGGATTTCCGTTTTTTGTCCCTGCTTTTGTTCCCAAGAACTGCTTTCACATTTACGGTGCGATCGCCCCCAACGGTTCTACGATTAAACAGCGTCTTTCTGACCAGATGCTCCATCCCAACTTTCCCGTACCCATACAGGTGATGGCATCAGACCTGAAATTTTACGATATCACCCCAGGCGATATCATCGAACTCGATGACATCAAAATCGAGACGGCTTTGCTCAATCACCCCAATACGGCCGTAGGCTATCGAGTTACATGGCAGGGACATACAGCAGTCTATTGTACAGACACAGAACATTACCCAGATCGATTAGATGAAAACGTCCTACACCTGGCTCGTAATGCCGACGTACTGATTTATGATGCCACTTACACTAATGCTGAATATCACGACTTCAAATCTCCGAAAATAGGCTGGGGACACTCAACCTGGGAAGTAGGAGTAGAAGTCGCCAAAGCCGCAGGTGTAAAACGGATCGTCATGTTTCATCACGATCCTTCTCACGATGATAACTTTCTCGACAGTGTAGAAGAATCACTCCAGTCAGTTTTTCCCAATGGCTTTTTAGCCCGCGAAGGCATGACTGTTCCAGTTATATAA
- a CDS encoding cytochrome c, with protein sequence MNGGRQRKNQRQGRRRSPLVLLLLILLWSISIGWLAAQATGVAEIPQITQGTPTESIGTVDLVPERYQLGQEVYRENCATCHIALPPQVMPTETWRQLLQDPEHYGQTIRLLVDPPRLLVWNYLRTFSRLQSQDEEVPYRVAKSRYFKALHPRVKMPEVLNISSCATCHPGASEYNFRKLTSEWANSP encoded by the coding sequence ATGAATGGTGGAAGGCAGCGAAAAAATCAACGGCAGGGGCGAAGGCGATCGCCACTCGTGTTACTACTGTTGATATTACTCTGGAGTATTTCTATTGGATGGCTGGCGGCACAGGCTACAGGTGTCGCCGAGATTCCACAAATTACCCAGGGAACACCAACAGAAAGCATTGGCACTGTGGATTTAGTTCCAGAAAGGTATCAACTAGGGCAAGAAGTTTACAGAGAAAACTGTGCCACTTGCCACATTGCTTTACCCCCGCAAGTCATGCCTACTGAAACTTGGCGGCAACTATTGCAAGATCCCGAACACTACGGACAAACAATCCGATTGCTAGTAGATCCGCCGCGCTTGTTAGTATGGAACTATCTGCGGACTTTTTCGCGCCTCCAATCTCAAGATGAAGAGGTTCCTTACAGAGTAGCTAAATCTCGCTATTTTAAAGCCCTACATCCCAGAGTTAAAATGCCTGAAGTTTTAAATATCAGCAGTTGTGCCACCTGTCATCCAGGGGCCTCTGAATATAATTTCCGTAAGTTAACTTCTGAGTGGGCAAATTCTCCTTAA
- a CDS encoding Uma2 family endonuclease codes for MTTLTLNLNPIIKLTDDQFFQLCQENENIRLERTAKGELIIMSPAGGETGNRNAGLTAQVWIWNDQNKLGEVFDSSTGFKLPNGADRAPDTAWVKLERWNGLTPEQQKKFPPLCPDFVVELLSPSDSLKDTQDKMREYRDNGALLGLLINRKNRQVEIYRPGAEVGVLDDPTQVSGEPELPGFVLNLASIW; via the coding sequence ATGACTACGCTGACTCTCAACCTTAACCCGATTATTAAACTGACAGACGATCAATTTTTTCAACTCTGTCAAGAAAATGAGAATATTAGACTAGAACGCACGGCCAAGGGAGAATTAATAATCATGTCACCAGCAGGAGGAGAAACTGGAAACCGGAATGCCGGATTAACTGCACAAGTTTGGATTTGGAACGATCAAAATAAACTGGGTGAAGTGTTTGATTCCTCTACTGGTTTTAAGCTTCCTAATGGTGCAGATAGAGCACCTGATACTGCTTGGGTAAAATTAGAACGATGGAATGGTTTAACTCCTGAACAACAAAAGAAATTTCCCCCTTTGTGTCCAGATTTTGTAGTGGAGTTACTTTCTCCTAGTGATAGTTTGAAAGATACTCAGGATAAGATGAGAGAATATCGAGATAATGGTGCGCTTTTGGGTTTGTTAATTAATCGCAAAAATAGGCAAGTAGAGATTTATAGACCCGGTGCAGAAGTTGGGGTTTTGGATGATCCTACTCAAGTATCTGGTGAGCCAGAGCTTCCTGGTTTTGTGTTAAACTTAGCATCAATTTGGTAA
- a CDS encoding DUF6887 family protein, with the protein MSNVNYAAMSDRELKRYILTHRDDREAFYAYMDRRHSRPHKVTIKLDDPAWEEKIISAIQMNLNSAN; encoded by the coding sequence ATGAGTAATGTCAATTATGCTGCAATGAGCGATCGCGAACTAAAGCGATATATTCTCACTCATCGAGACGATCGCGAAGCTTTTTATGCCTATATGGATCGGCGGCATTCTCGTCCTCACAAAGTTACTATAAAACTTGACGATCCAGCTTGGGAAGAGAAAATAATATCAGCAATTCAGATGAACTTAAACTCTGCTAATTAA
- a CDS encoding DUF6888 family protein, producing MREPTVEQLRSLYRLCHLLTNVMFHPIHIVRLDERTLNLFILAGQSEEIEFEIQIDGSIEP from the coding sequence ATGAGGGAACCAACGGTAGAACAATTACGAAGTTTATATCGGCTTTGTCATCTACTTACCAACGTGATGTTTCACCCAATTCATATCGTGCGTTTGGATGAACGGACTCTTAATCTATTTATCTTAGCAGGACAAAGCGAAGAGATTGAGTTTGAAATTCAAATTGATGGGAGTATTGAACCATGA
- a CDS encoding type II toxin-antitoxin system HicB family antitoxin has protein sequence MLIPQINKGISIKFIIQLFSYSKRKSITAMMTYKGYSANIEVDLEAEILFGRVLDINDVVTFKAQTIEEARQEFQKSIDDYLEFCKELGQEPDKPFSGKLPFRTTPEHHRKIFIAAKKAGKSINTWMDEVLIKAADQSVIM, from the coding sequence TTGCTGATTCCACAAATTAATAAAGGTATTAGCATAAAATTCATTATTCAGTTATTCAGTTATTCAAAGAGGAAGAGTATTACAGCCATGATGACTTACAAAGGTTACAGTGCTAACATTGAAGTAGATTTAGAAGCCGAAATTCTTTTCGGCAGAGTCCTTGATATTAATGACGTAGTAACATTTAAAGCACAAACTATTGAGGAAGCACGCCAAGAATTTCAAAAGTCAATCGATGATTATTTAGAGTTTTGCAAAGAATTAGGACAGGAACCTGATAAACCATTTTCAGGTAAGCTACCATTTCGTACCACTCCTGAACATCATCGTAAAATATTTATTGCGGCAAAGAAGGCTGGCAAAAGTATTAACACCTGGATGGATGAAGTGTTAATTAAAGCCGCCGATCAGAGTGTTATAATGTAG
- a CDS encoding type II toxin-antitoxin system HicA family toxin, translated as MELNNKQRKILEAIFTDPIPANINWQDIENLFTALGATVTQGEGSRIRILLNEVRAVFHEPHPQKETDKGAVKSVREFLIKAGVEP; from the coding sequence ATGGAGCTAAATAATAAACAGCGTAAAATTTTAGAAGCAATTTTTACAGACCCTATACCAGCTAATATTAATTGGCAAGATATTGAAAATTTATTTACAGCGCTAGGTGCTACGGTTACTCAAGGTGAAGGTTCGCGGATTCGCATTTTATTAAATGAGGTTAGAGCGGTATTTCACGAACCACATCCTCAAAAAGAAACAGATAAAGGAGCAGTTAAATCTGTCAGGGAATTTTTAATAAAGGCGGGGGTTGAACCATGA